The following are encoded together in the Heliangelus exortis chromosome 15, bHelExo1.hap1, whole genome shotgun sequence genome:
- the SOX30 gene encoding transcription factor SOX-30, protein MERRGRERPPRTGAPPEPPPDPLRLPQGPHGELQIKVEKVEAEEEGGPSCAGEGRESGGELRRSPAPGAGKEVALGGIKRERDRGGGSGEGEKVKVVEKWGNEETGVAVKAEPPGVAFEACKLKVEKENAPSGLQPGPAHPSTLQQPEGAGAVLGDVKIPIVLHSLPPGTRIQIQGPVPTEQIHVAKVPVEKVQLKLQSFMEPSVKIETKNVPLTVLPADSGMPDTPFSRNKSGHVKRPMNAFMVWARIHRPALAKANPAANNAEISVQLGLEWSKLTEEQKQPYYEEAHKIKQRHREEFPGWVYQPRIGKRKRYPLPGSAVLASTSQNIVATNPAGICPFQTPTYSFVIPSVKNTIGHPVCESPAICLPAAPIQHVGPITLFQTTSASTTSVVVPAPALPLHPVISPQHFAEPAQTQALDLLSGLNCTLKRPTPMFIESFSRNPSNITTTNGTFSIPNSDPPREYPGVPIFPRGVPLPQTTPFLRSHIYQSAPVGQPASLFGVPPRFSFHQPCFVPGPHYFPSSTCPFIRPPFGCGNFSSPVPECLGFYEGRYQREEVMFSALDRNYPFKEYQEENIHEGHHSCESLEVVSSCNKEWYSGPLPQLDIETLEEVLSTAPSSPSSIHLINVTDSDEEVDVKLLQEL, encoded by the exons ATGGAGcggaggggcagggagagacCCCCCCGCACCGGGGCACCCCCGGAACCGCCCCCTGACCCCCTCCGCCTCCCGCAGGGCCCCCACGGGGAGCTGCAGATCAAAGTGGAGAAGGTGGAGGCGGAGGAGGAAGGTGGCCCGAGCTGTGCCGGCGAGGGCAGAGAGTCAGGGGGCGAGCTGAGGCGCTCGCCAGCTCCGGGGGCGGGTAAAGAGGTGGCACTCGGTGGCATCAAGAGAGAAAGGGACCGTGGCGGTGGCAGCGGAGAGGGCGAGAAGGTGAAGGTGGTGGAGAAGTGGGGGAATGAGGAGACCGGAGTTGCTGTCAAAGCGGAACCGCCTGGCGTGGCCTTTGAGGCTTGCAAGCTGAAGGTGGAAAAGGAGAATGCCCCGAGCGGCCTCCAGCCTGGGCCTGCTCATCCCAGCACCTTGCAGCagcctgagggagctggcgcCGTCCTTGGAGATGTGAAGATCCCCATTGTGCTTCACTCCTTGCCTCCAGGGACCCGCATACAGATCCAAGGCCCTGTGCCCACAGAACAGATCCACGTCGCCAAAGTGCCAGTGGAAAAAGTGCAGCTTAAACTGCAGTCCTTCATGGAGCCTTCAGTAAAGATCGAAACTAAAAATGTCCCCCTCACAGTTCTGCCTGCAGATTCAG GAATGCCAGATACTCCATTTAGCAGGAACAAAAGTGGCCACGTAAAGCGTCCAATGAATGCATTTATGGTGTGGGCTCGGATTCACAGGCCTGCCCTAGCAAAAGCCAACCCAGCTGCCAATAATGCAGAAATCAGTGTCCAGCTTGGACTGGAGTGGAGCAAACTGActgaagagcagaagcagcCCTATTATGAGGAAGCTCATAAGATAAAACAAAGACACAGAGAGGAGTTTCCTG GTTGGGTTTATCAGCCACGAATAGGCAAAAGGAAACGTTACccactgcctggctctgctgtaCTTGCCAGCACTTCCCAGAACATCGTCGCTACAAATCCAGCTGGCATTTGTCCCTTCCAGACACCTACTTACTCTTTTGTCATCCCCAGTGTCAAGAACACTATTGGACATCCAGTCT GTGAGTCTCCTGCCATCTGTCTGCCAGCTGCTCCCATTCAACATGTTGGTCCAATTACTCTTTTCCAGACTACCAGTGCAAGCACCACATCAGTGGTTgttccagctccagcccttcccctgcACCCTGTAATTTCACCACAGCACTTTGCTGAACCTGCTCAGACACAAGCTCTTGATCTATTATCTGGCCTCAATTGCACTCTGAAGAGACCTACACCAATGTTCATTGAGAGCTTTAGCAGAAACCCAAGCAACATCACCACCACTAATGGCACATTCTCTATCCCTAATAGTGACCCCCCAAGGGAGTACCCAGGGGTTCCCATTTTCCCTAGAGGTGTCCCTCTTCCCCAGACTACCCCTTTTCTTCGCTCACATATTTATCAGTCTGCTCCAGTTGGTCAGCCAGCCAGTCTGTTTGGAGTGCCTCCTCGCTTTTCATTTCACCAGCCTTGCTTTGTGCCTGGACCTCACTATTTCCCCTCAAg CACATGCCCATTCATCCGACCTCCATTTGGCTGTGGGAATTTCTCCAGTCCTGTGCCTGAATGCCTTGGCTTTTATGAAGGAAGGTACCAAAGAGAAGAGGTGATGTTTTCAGCTCTGGACAGAAACTATCCTTTCAAGGAAtaccaagaagaaaatatacATGAGGGCCACCATAGCTGTGAGAGCCTTGAAGTAGTGTCCAGCTGCAACAAGGAGTGGTATTCAGGCCCTTTACCACAGCTGGACATTGAAACATTGGAGGAGGTTTTGTCAACTGCCCCATCCAGTCCCTCCAGCATCCACCTCATCAACGTAACCGACAGCGATGAGGAAGTGGACGTGAAATTGTTGCAAGAACTGTAA
- the THG1L gene encoding probable tRNA(His) guanylyltransferase isoform X2 has product MLCRWWAASGVGAGSGRWASCMAKSKFEFSEQHEFKKPNDDRALQLMTKCAQTVMQELEDIAIAYGQSDEYSFVFKKKSRWFKRRASKFMTHVVSQFASSYVFYWKDYFKDQQLLYPPGFDGRIVLYPSNQNIKDYLSWRQADCHINNLYNTVFWMLVQRSGLTPVQAQDRLQGTFAGDKNEILFSEFNINYNNEPLMYRKGTVLIWQKINEIITKKIKMPKEEEEKEVEVNRTRTKVVPLHCDIIGDQFWEEHPEILAESS; this is encoded by the exons ATGCTGTGTCGCTGGTGGGCAGCGTCAGGAGTCGGTGCGGGGAGCGGGCGGTGGGCGAGCTGCATGGCGAAAAGCAAGTTCGA GTTTTCAGAGCAGCATGAGTTCAAAAAGCCAAATGATGACCGTGCTCTTCAGCTGATGACCAAGTGTGCCCAGACAGTGATGCAAGAACTGGAAGATATTGCTATTGCTTATGGACAGAGTGATGAATatagctttgtttttaaaaagaagagcagaTGGTTTAAAAGAAGAGCAAG TAAGTTCATGACTCACGTGGTCTCCCAGTTTGCCTCAAGTTATGTTTTCTACTGGAAGGATTACTTTAAGGACCAGCAACTTCTGTACCCACCAGGATTTGATGGACGAATTGTGTTGTATCCCAGCAACCAGAACATAAAAGATTATCTCAGCTGGAGACAAGCAGACT gcCATATCAATAACCTTTATAACACAGTGTTTTGGATGCTTGTACAGAGAAGTGGTTTGACACCAGTGCAGGCACAGGACAGACTCCAA GGAACTTTTGCTGGAGATAAGAATGAAATCTTATTTTCTGAATTCAATATCAACTACAACAATGAGCCTTTGATGTATCGAAAAGGAACAGTCTTAATATGGCAGAAG ATTAATGAAATCAtaaccaagaaaataaaaatgccaaaggaagaagaagaaaaggaagttgAAGTGAACCGGACTAGGACTAAAGTTGTTCCCCTGCACTGTGACATTATTGGGGATCAGTTCTGGGAGGAACATCCTGAGATTCTGGCTGAGAGTAGTTGA
- the THG1L gene encoding probable tRNA(His) guanylyltransferase isoform X1: MLCRWWAASGVGAGSGRWASCMAKSKFEYVRDFEADDTCLPNCWIVVRLDGRNFHRFSEQHEFKKPNDDRALQLMTKCAQTVMQELEDIAIAYGQSDEYSFVFKKKSRWFKRRASKFMTHVVSQFASSYVFYWKDYFKDQQLLYPPGFDGRIVLYPSNQNIKDYLSWRQADCHINNLYNTVFWMLVQRSGLTPVQAQDRLQGTFAGDKNEILFSEFNINYNNEPLMYRKGTVLIWQKINEIITKKIKMPKEEEEKEVEVNRTRTKVVPLHCDIIGDQFWEEHPEILAESS, translated from the exons ATGCTGTGTCGCTGGTGGGCAGCGTCAGGAGTCGGTGCGGGGAGCGGGCGGTGGGCGAGCTGCATGGCGAAAAGCAAGTTCGAGTATGTGCGGGACTTCGAGGCGGACGACACCTGTCTGCCCAACTGCTGGATAGTGGTCCGGCTGGATGGCCGCAACTTCCACAG GTTTTCAGAGCAGCATGAGTTCAAAAAGCCAAATGATGACCGTGCTCTTCAGCTGATGACCAAGTGTGCCCAGACAGTGATGCAAGAACTGGAAGATATTGCTATTGCTTATGGACAGAGTGATGAATatagctttgtttttaaaaagaagagcagaTGGTTTAAAAGAAGAGCAAG TAAGTTCATGACTCACGTGGTCTCCCAGTTTGCCTCAAGTTATGTTTTCTACTGGAAGGATTACTTTAAGGACCAGCAACTTCTGTACCCACCAGGATTTGATGGACGAATTGTGTTGTATCCCAGCAACCAGAACATAAAAGATTATCTCAGCTGGAGACAAGCAGACT gcCATATCAATAACCTTTATAACACAGTGTTTTGGATGCTTGTACAGAGAAGTGGTTTGACACCAGTGCAGGCACAGGACAGACTCCAA GGAACTTTTGCTGGAGATAAGAATGAAATCTTATTTTCTGAATTCAATATCAACTACAACAATGAGCCTTTGATGTATCGAAAAGGAACAGTCTTAATATGGCAGAAG ATTAATGAAATCAtaaccaagaaaataaaaatgccaaaggaagaagaagaaaaggaagttgAAGTGAACCGGACTAGGACTAAAGTTGTTCCCCTGCACTGTGACATTATTGGGGATCAGTTCTGGGAGGAACATCCTGAGATTCTGGCTGAGAGTAGTTGA
- the THG1L gene encoding probable tRNA(His) guanylyltransferase isoform X3, whose product MTHVVSQFASSYVFYWKDYFKDQQLLYPPGFDGRIVLYPSNQNIKDYLSWRQADCHINNLYNTVFWMLVQRSGLTPVQAQDRLQGTFAGDKNEILFSEFNINYNNEPLMYRKGTVLIWQKINEIITKKIKMPKEEEEKEVEVNRTRTKVVPLHCDIIGDQFWEEHPEILAESS is encoded by the exons ATGACTCACGTGGTCTCCCAGTTTGCCTCAAGTTATGTTTTCTACTGGAAGGATTACTTTAAGGACCAGCAACTTCTGTACCCACCAGGATTTGATGGACGAATTGTGTTGTATCCCAGCAACCAGAACATAAAAGATTATCTCAGCTGGAGACAAGCAGACT gcCATATCAATAACCTTTATAACACAGTGTTTTGGATGCTTGTACAGAGAAGTGGTTTGACACCAGTGCAGGCACAGGACAGACTCCAA GGAACTTTTGCTGGAGATAAGAATGAAATCTTATTTTCTGAATTCAATATCAACTACAACAATGAGCCTTTGATGTATCGAAAAGGAACAGTCTTAATATGGCAGAAG ATTAATGAAATCAtaaccaagaaaataaaaatgccaaaggaagaagaagaaaaggaagttgAAGTGAACCGGACTAGGACTAAAGTTGTTCCCCTGCACTGTGACATTATTGGGGATCAGTTCTGGGAGGAACATCCTGAGATTCTGGCTGAGAGTAGTTGA
- the LSM11 gene encoding U7 snRNA-associated Sm-like protein LSm11 isoform X1 — protein sequence MEEDEGTAGGTEQRRPRRQPRAERSPSPSRLDVSSSRFDPLLALYSARTPLPFPGAPCFNNLAEYESFQRGLLRPRGRRSAPSRRGLSATSRTARRGPPAADPERIQRLRSLMVNAGPKQEAAEGASGARRRRPPRNVLTRMPLHEGSPLGELHRCVRDGVKINVHIRTFKGLRGVCTGFLVAFDKFWNMALTDVDETYRKPVMGKAFYAEPQLTLTRLFDRLKLQESSVKKGSDSKAVSEELALTNDSETLGSKAASGRGRAEDEHERQKCLGRAGEKKTPGDNLHLAAKGEADVGSGTAHTEGASAGGTRARSQSRRRRRPKVDYQQVFTRHINQIFIRGENVLLVHLAQ from the exons ATGGAGGAGGACGAGGGTACTGCGGGAGGCACGGAGCAGCGGCGTCCCCGCCGCCAGCCCAGGGCCGAGcgctcccccagccccagccgcCTGGACGTCAGCTCCAGCCGCTTCGACCCGCTGCTGGCGCTGTACTCCGCCCGCACGCCGCTGCCCTTCCCCGGCGCCCCCTGCTTCAACAACCTGGCCGAATATGAGAGCTTCCAGCGAGGCCTGCTCCGACCGCGGGGCCGCCGCTCCGCTCCCTCCCGCCGCGGACTCTCCGCCACTTCGCGCACCGCTCGCCGCGGCCCGCCCGCCGCCGACCCCGAGCGCATCCAGCGCCTCCGCAGCCTCATGGTGAACGCGGGCCCGAAGCAGGAGGCGGCCGAGGGAGCCTCGGGTGCCCGGCGCCGGCGGCCACCACGCAACGTCCTCACCAGGATGCCCC TCCATGAAGGCAGCCCACTGGGGGAGCTTCATCGCTGTGTCCGAGATGGGGTGAAAATCAACGTCCATATTCGTACTTTCAAAGGGCTTCGTGGAGTCTGCACAGGGTTTTTAGTTGCATTTGACAAATTCTGGAATATG GCTCTGACAGATGTGGATGAGACATACAGAAAACCAGTAATGGGCAAAGCTTTCTATGCAGAACCTCAGCTCACCCTAACCCGG CTGTTTGACAGACTCAAACTGCAGGAGTCCTCAGTAAAGAAGGGATCAGACTCAAAAGCTGTCTCAGAGGAGCTTGCCCTGACAAATGACTCTGAGACTCTGGGATCAAAAGCTGCATCAGGACGAGGGAGAGCAGAAGATGAGCACGAGAGGCAGAAATGcttgggcagagctggagaaaagaagacacCAGGTGACAATTTGCATCTGGCTGCCAAAGGTGAAGCTGATGTGGGCAGTGGGACAGCCCACACAGAGGGTGCCAGTGCTGGTGGTACCCGTGCAAGAAGCCAGTCACGGAGAAGAAGGCGTCCCAAAGTGGATTATCAGCAGGTGTTCACACGTCACATAAACCAGATTTTTATTCGAGGAGAGAACGTCTTGCTTGTTCATTTAGCACAGTGA
- the LSM11 gene encoding U7 snRNA-associated Sm-like protein LSm11 isoform X2 — protein MEEDEGTAGGTEQRRPRRQPRAERSPSPSRLDVSSSRFDPLLALYSARTPLPFPGAPCFNNLAEYESFQRGLLRPRGRRSAPSRRGLSATSRTARRGPPAADPERIQRLRSLMVNAGPKQEAAEGASGARRRRPPRNVLTRMPLHEGSPLGELHRCVRDGVKINVHIRTFKGLRGVCTGFLVAFDKFWNMALTDVDETYRKPVMGKAFYAEPQLTLTRLFDRLKLQESSVKKGSDSKAVSEELALTNDSETLGSKAASGRGRAEDEHERQKCLGRAGEKKTPVLSRGLGLVNQLVTYKTSLMNYRRAA, from the exons ATGGAGGAGGACGAGGGTACTGCGGGAGGCACGGAGCAGCGGCGTCCCCGCCGCCAGCCCAGGGCCGAGcgctcccccagccccagccgcCTGGACGTCAGCTCCAGCCGCTTCGACCCGCTGCTGGCGCTGTACTCCGCCCGCACGCCGCTGCCCTTCCCCGGCGCCCCCTGCTTCAACAACCTGGCCGAATATGAGAGCTTCCAGCGAGGCCTGCTCCGACCGCGGGGCCGCCGCTCCGCTCCCTCCCGCCGCGGACTCTCCGCCACTTCGCGCACCGCTCGCCGCGGCCCGCCCGCCGCCGACCCCGAGCGCATCCAGCGCCTCCGCAGCCTCATGGTGAACGCGGGCCCGAAGCAGGAGGCGGCCGAGGGAGCCTCGGGTGCCCGGCGCCGGCGGCCACCACGCAACGTCCTCACCAGGATGCCCC TCCATGAAGGCAGCCCACTGGGGGAGCTTCATCGCTGTGTCCGAGATGGGGTGAAAATCAACGTCCATATTCGTACTTTCAAAGGGCTTCGTGGAGTCTGCACAGGGTTTTTAGTTGCATTTGACAAATTCTGGAATATG GCTCTGACAGATGTGGATGAGACATACAGAAAACCAGTAATGGGCAAAGCTTTCTATGCAGAACCTCAGCTCACCCTAACCCGG CTGTTTGACAGACTCAAACTGCAGGAGTCCTCAGTAAAGAAGGGATCAGACTCAAAAGCTGTCTCAGAGGAGCTTGCCCTGACAAATGACTCTGAGACTCTGGGATCAAAAGCTGCATCAGGACGAGGGAGAGCAGAAGATGAGCACGAGAGGCAGAAATGcttgggcagagctggagaaaagaagacacCAG TGTTGTCACGTGGATTGGGACTTGTTAACCAATTAGTCACCTATAAAACATCCTTAATGAACTACAGAAGAGCAGCATGA